CTCTGGTCCTCCTTGCCCTCAGTCTGCTGGCTTGTTCAGGTGAGATTTTATTTAACTAAAATAGTAACTACTGTATATGCAGCACATACATTGGGTCAGGGTGCAAGGGGAACTGTGGGCAGGGGGCCTAAATGAACTCCAAGTTCACCTTTGGTTTCAATACAATACAAGTGAAGTACCCATCACTTGAGTGACTGTTGTGTCATTTTGTCTTTGCAGTTTGGGAAATCCATGGGCAATGCCAAGAGGTTGACCTTGATGACCAGGAAATAGTGGAAGCAAAGCCGGAAAAGCGCATGGTAATCTCACTCTCACATTACATATTCAAATGTACTTAAACCATAACACTGAATACATCACACCATAATTTAATTCATAATAATAATTTTGGGGGtggttatatttttttaaagtgtgtTTTGTCCTCCTTGTCTGTTTGTTGTTTTTAAAGGAGCAACAGCTAAAGGGGACCTGCTGGGTGTGTAAGTGGGCACTGAACAAAGTGAAGAAATCCATCTCCACTTCCTCTAGCCCGGTAGCCACCATAGCATTACAATTTATAAGAGTGTGCTTTCATGAAATTGCACTACTAACTATTTACTGTGATATTTCTCTGAAAATGTCAACTGTTGTTGATGACGATTTCTTGTCAACAGGAGGAGCTAAAGCAGACGCTATTGTCCGTTTGCGATAATATTGGCTTCCTAAAATCTGGGTGTAAAGGCCTGGTGAAAAAACACTTGTGGGTGCTGATTGAGGAGCTTAGCACAAGCGATGATGTGAGGACCATCTGTGTTAACATTAAGGCCTGCAAGTGAGTACAAGAAACCATTCGACATACTCTTTAGTCACTGTTCAGACAACTAACGAGTATTGCGATGATCACCCGTGCTTGTTAATAGAAACAGTATAGAGTCAAATGTATTAATTCATATGAAAATGTTATGTCTTCCAATCTTCGGTTATGTCTTCCAATCTTCCACTCATTTAGTATTTCTGTTTATCTTTAGACCAAAGGAAGTTTTGGACCTGAGCTACTGACCAAGCAGCCAGTATCCAGATTCCAAAGTGAGAAGATGGATGTTCATTTATCAAGACAATGCTATGCTGCCAGTATCTTGCTCTTTCTTTTTCAAACTAGTCACAACACAAACATATATATGGATGATGAAGTTATTGGAATGATTATGTTCTGAAATAATGTTTTGTGAACATGtcttataattaagcaataaggccagagggggtgtggcaTATGGCCAATTTACCATGGATAAGGACTGTTCTTATTTACcatgcaacgcagagtgcctggatacagcccttagctgtggtgtaACGGCCCTATAACACAAACCCCTGAGTTGCCTTGTTGATATGATAAACAGGTTACCATTGTAATTAGAAAAGTAAGTAAGTTGttttgctgattggctgacagccgtggaatatcagaccgtataccacgcgTATGACAAAAAAAAgactttactgctctaattacgttggtaaccagtttataatagcaataaggcacctctgggtttgtgatatatagacaatataccatggctagggctgtatccaggcactctgtgttgcgtcgtgcttaagaacagcccttagccgtggtatatttgccatataccacaccccctcgagccttattgcttaaatataccacagctttctggATCAAATGATTATCATAATGTATGTGTCAATTTTAAAATGCACTCTTTTTTTGTATCACgtacaaatgtaaaaaatgtgcCATTTTAGTCCAAAAGGTTGAAAATGTTTGtgtgatgttttttgtttgggcAAAAAATAAACCTCAATTGACAGAGAATACAACTCCAACTCTTATTTGACACATCTAACATAACTCTAGAAATGTATCTAATTAGAATTTTTATGTATGAACATATCGTAATATTCTTTTATGATAAAGCATTTAATTACATTGTCTAGGAACTCATTttggcaaacttttttatttagAATCTTAGTTTTCTGAAGAAAAAGTATTGATTGTTTGGTAGGTGGCTTAAAGTAACTATTCCAAAATGTatctgtccagtgtttccagatttctatgaaatatgacttaTAATGAAGAACAATATGaatgaaatagttttccttcctAAATGTTTTaattaagtatgttaaaaagcaACTTTTCTGTGAGTGGTGTGGGCgtacccaacaacagaatggtgtgggtgtcaGATGTCGTGCTGTTTGTCACCTTATTTGTCCTCTGTGTTTAGGCATCATGTTCTTCACCTTCCTCAGGACCCACTTACATCTCCAGCAGACTCCAGGAAGCTTTGCTTCAACCTGGCTCTCAACCTGTAGTGTTATAAAACAGCTGATTGCCAGCTGGGTCATTCCTATAAATTATGTCCTCATAACTTTGAGGAAAAGTACATATTTTTTTGTATTCTATCAGAAAAAGGACATATTGGTCAAGCTCAGGAGGGTACATTAATTTTCAAACCTGTTGCATATTTGTAAAAGTGTGGACATTTGGAGCCTAATTAGTCATATAGTAGCTTGGCAAATGAGCAAGACTGAGCTAACGTAATGGTGAATACTGACATTTTGTTAATCTTCTCTATAATTTAGCCAAACAGGGTGGAAATATATAAGTGGGACATACAGACCAACAACATGAATAAATAGTTTATATTTATTTAGCTTTGCAACATTTCTTTCCCCACCaaagaaatgatgacacttcctgaatgttgTGTCCTTGTAGTAAGAGGATGTTTTATGAAATTCAGAATTACAACAAACTAACAGGGCATaattcatttttgtattttttatgaaaGGCTTTTATTAAACAAGGTATGACCCACAACTTCTGGTTAGTTGAAGCGGAAGGGATCTAGAACGAGAGAGATGCTTGCTTGGCTGCCTGCTATGAGTTGAATCCCATCTGATGCAAACATCCAAGATGATTTACTCACAAGGCTACACACAAAAGACATAGTTAAGGCATAAAATAATTACCATATTTGTGTGGGTGTGGGGGATCTGCTGCTGGGTAAATTTTATTATCTGTCTGATAGTGATGAGAATTACACGAACGATTCATTCTCTTTGAACGACTCTTTGTACTtataacctcaggaggctgaagaaattcggcttctcaccaaaaacactcaaacttttacagatgcacaatcgagagcatcctgttgggctgtatcaccgcctggtacggcaactgctccgcccacaaccgtaaggctctccagagggtagtgaggtctgcacaacgcatcaccgggggcaaactacctgctctccaggacacctacaccacccgatgtcacaggaaggccaacaaccacccgagccactgcctgttaaaaatttgatgtaataaatgcatcactagtcactttaaactatgtcactttatataatgtttacataccctacactactcatctcaaatgtatatactgtactctaaaccatctactgcatcttgcctatgccgttcggccatcactcatccatatattttacgTACATaatcttattcattcctttacacttgtgtgtataaggtagttgttgtgaaattgttagattacttgttagatattactgcatggtcggaactagaagcacaagcatttcgctaccctcgcattaacatctgctaaccatatgtatgtgacaaataaaatttgatttgatttctgatTCATTtgctgttattttaatggacaaacaatttacttttctttcaaaaacaaggacatttctcagtgatcccaaacttttgaacggtaatgtACATCTATGGTTAAGTTCTGTTACACAGTAGCAGGTTGAATTTTCTTATAGAAGTTGCAGAAATGTCTACACTTTCTGCTAGTTCATAACATTTTGACCATAGCATACTATTACCATGCGCTTCTCCGGCTGTAGTTCCACTACTTCCTGGTCATCAAGGTCAACCTCTTGGCATTGCCCATGGATTTCCCAAACTGTGAAGAAAAATGTATACGTCACTCAAGTGATGGGTACTTCACTTGTATGGTTCTGAACCAAAAAGGTTAACTTGGAGTTGATTTAGGCCTCCCACCCACAGTTCCCCTTGCACCCTATCCCAATGTATGTCCTGAATATACAGTAGTTACTACTTGAGTTAATACATAGAATCTCACCTGAACAAGCCAGCAGACTGAAGGTAAGGAGGACCAAAGATGTCTTCATGATTTGTGGTGGGAGAGATGTGAAGAGTAAAGTCGTGTTTGGTTTTGTGACTGAGGAATCAGACAGGCCCCTTTATATATAGAAGCCCCTCTTTCCACAGCCCCCTGTACAAACCCACCTAACACGGAATCCAATCTGGCTGCGCACGTGCGCCATCGTGCTCCATTATGCATACATTTAttctgtccccctacaccaaacgcgatcacgacacgcaggttaaaatatcaaaacaaactctgaaccaattacattagtTTGGGAACAGGTCGacaagcattaaacatttatggcaagtTAGCTTTCACTTACTAGCTAATttatcctatttagctagcttgctgtt
This genomic stretch from Oncorhynchus kisutch isolate 150728-3 linkage group LG7, Okis_V2, whole genome shotgun sequence harbors:
- the LOC109893987 gene encoding antimicrobial peptide NK-lysin-like encodes the protein MKTSLVLLALSLLACSVWEIHGQCQEVDLDDQEIVEAKPEKRMEQQLKGTCWVCKWALNKVKKSISTSSSPEELKQTLLSVCDNIGFLKSGCKGLVKKHLWVLIEELSTSDDVRTICVNIKACKPKEVLDLSY